The proteins below are encoded in one region of Misgurnus anguillicaudatus chromosome 24, ASM2758022v2, whole genome shotgun sequence:
- the sesn3 gene encoding sestrin-3 isoform X1, which translates to MNGTADICNHCRNMIREKEKGMKMSRRISTGPSSFIPENEIIGAAPLSDPSAMYLDEEYNGRVDNLTQVMGLHPHYLQAFLRCHYYLLRMDGPLPLHYRHYIAIMAAARHQCSALVCQHVQEFEQIGGCSDWLRGLEFCPQRLRNLNEINKILAHRPWLITKQHIQALVKTGEHSWSLAELVHAVVLLAHFHALSSFVFGSGVNPDPEVTEVSGVSNDLCPPAMASLCTCHLSNSNQANKNSQRNAGSELEALMERMKRLQEEREDDDASEEEMFTRFEKEKKESLLVVSAEFDEEVVPPSPVARFVDDSSFGYQDFARHAEDNPPTFKAQDYSWEDHGFSLVNRLYSDIGHLLDDKFRTACDLTYYNMASHEGVDTSMLRRALFNYVHCMYGIRYDDYDYGEVNQLLERSLKVYIKTVTCYPERTTRRMYESYWHQFRHSEKVHVNLLLMEARMQAELLYALRAITHYMT; encoded by the exons gAAAAAGGAATGAAGATGTCAAGACGTATATCAACAGGACCAAGTTCATTTATTCCAGAAAATGAG ATCATAGGAGCTGCGCCCCTGAGTGACCCCTCAGCGATGTATTTAGATGAAGAGTATAATGGGCGTGTCGATAACCTGACACAGGTGATGGGGCTCCACCCACATTACCTGCAAGCCTTCCTGCGGTGTCACTATTACCTCCTGAGGATGGACGGCCCCctaccactacactacagacaTTACATCGCTATAATG GCCGCGGCACGACATCAATGTTCGGCACTGGTGTGTCAGCACGTGCAAGAGTTCGAGCAGATAGGCGGgtgttctgattggctgagaggTTTAGAGTTCTGCCCGCAGCGACTTCGCAACCTCAATGAGATCAACAAAATCCTTGCGCACAGACCGTGGCTTATTACCAAGCAACATATACAG GCTCTGGTGAAGACGGGGGAACACAGCTGGTCTTTGGCCGAGCTGGTTCATGCGGTCGTCCTCCTGGCTCACTTTCATGCCTTGTCCAGTTTTGTATTTGGTAGCGGTGTCAACCCTGACCCTGAGGTCACAGAGGTCAGCGGGGTTTCGAATGACCTTTGCCCCCCGGCTATGGCGAGTCTGTGCACCTGCCACCTATCAAACAGCAACCAGGCCAACAAAAACTCTCAGCGTAACGCTGGG AGTGAATTAGAAGCTCTGATGGAGAGAATGAAGCGACTGCAGGAGGAGAGAGAAGATGATGATGCGTCAGAAGAGGAGATGTTCACACGCTTCGAAAAAGAAAAGAAGGAGAGTCTTCTGGTTGTGTCTGCAG AGTTCGACGAGGAGGTTGTGCCTCCCTCTCCAGTGGCTCGGTTTGTGGACGACTCGTCGTTTGGATACCAGGACTTTGCACGACATGCAGAAGACAACCCACCCACCTTTAAAGCAC AGGACTACTCATGGGAGGATCATGGTTTCTCTCTGGTGAACAGGTTGTACTCTGACATTGGTCACCTGTTGGACGATAAGTTCAGAACCGCGTGTGACCTGACCTACTACAACATGGCCAGTCACGAAGGGGTGGACACTAGTATGCTGCGTAGGGCGCTGTTCAACTACGTCCACTGTATGTATGGAATTAG GTATGATGACTATGACTACGGGGAAGTAAATCAGCTGTTGGAACGAAGTCTGAAGGTTTACATTAAAACAGTGACTTGTTACCCAGAGAGAACCACACGTCGCATGTACGAAAGCTACTGGCACCAGTTTAGACATTCAGAGAAG GTTCACGTGAATTTGCTTCTGATGGAGGCCCGAATGCAAGCAGAATTGCTGTATGCTTTGAGAGCTATAACCCATTATATGACTTGA
- the sesn3 gene encoding sestrin-3 isoform X2, which yields MFESCWFIILSVTTLEKGMKMSRRISTGPSSFIPENEIIGAAPLSDPSAMYLDEEYNGRVDNLTQVMGLHPHYLQAFLRCHYYLLRMDGPLPLHYRHYIAIMAAARHQCSALVCQHVQEFEQIGGCSDWLRGLEFCPQRLRNLNEINKILAHRPWLITKQHIQALVKTGEHSWSLAELVHAVVLLAHFHALSSFVFGSGVNPDPEVTEVSGVSNDLCPPAMASLCTCHLSNSNQANKNSQRNAGSELEALMERMKRLQEEREDDDASEEEMFTRFEKEKKESLLVVSAEFDEEVVPPSPVARFVDDSSFGYQDFARHAEDNPPTFKAQDYSWEDHGFSLVNRLYSDIGHLLDDKFRTACDLTYYNMASHEGVDTSMLRRALFNYVHCMYGIRYDDYDYGEVNQLLERSLKVYIKTVTCYPERTTRRMYESYWHQFRHSEKVHVNLLLMEARMQAELLYALRAITHYMT from the exons gAAAAAGGAATGAAGATGTCAAGACGTATATCAACAGGACCAAGTTCATTTATTCCAGAAAATGAG ATCATAGGAGCTGCGCCCCTGAGTGACCCCTCAGCGATGTATTTAGATGAAGAGTATAATGGGCGTGTCGATAACCTGACACAGGTGATGGGGCTCCACCCACATTACCTGCAAGCCTTCCTGCGGTGTCACTATTACCTCCTGAGGATGGACGGCCCCctaccactacactacagacaTTACATCGCTATAATG GCCGCGGCACGACATCAATGTTCGGCACTGGTGTGTCAGCACGTGCAAGAGTTCGAGCAGATAGGCGGgtgttctgattggctgagaggTTTAGAGTTCTGCCCGCAGCGACTTCGCAACCTCAATGAGATCAACAAAATCCTTGCGCACAGACCGTGGCTTATTACCAAGCAACATATACAG GCTCTGGTGAAGACGGGGGAACACAGCTGGTCTTTGGCCGAGCTGGTTCATGCGGTCGTCCTCCTGGCTCACTTTCATGCCTTGTCCAGTTTTGTATTTGGTAGCGGTGTCAACCCTGACCCTGAGGTCACAGAGGTCAGCGGGGTTTCGAATGACCTTTGCCCCCCGGCTATGGCGAGTCTGTGCACCTGCCACCTATCAAACAGCAACCAGGCCAACAAAAACTCTCAGCGTAACGCTGGG AGTGAATTAGAAGCTCTGATGGAGAGAATGAAGCGACTGCAGGAGGAGAGAGAAGATGATGATGCGTCAGAAGAGGAGATGTTCACACGCTTCGAAAAAGAAAAGAAGGAGAGTCTTCTGGTTGTGTCTGCAG AGTTCGACGAGGAGGTTGTGCCTCCCTCTCCAGTGGCTCGGTTTGTGGACGACTCGTCGTTTGGATACCAGGACTTTGCACGACATGCAGAAGACAACCCACCCACCTTTAAAGCAC AGGACTACTCATGGGAGGATCATGGTTTCTCTCTGGTGAACAGGTTGTACTCTGACATTGGTCACCTGTTGGACGATAAGTTCAGAACCGCGTGTGACCTGACCTACTACAACATGGCCAGTCACGAAGGGGTGGACACTAGTATGCTGCGTAGGGCGCTGTTCAACTACGTCCACTGTATGTATGGAATTAG GTATGATGACTATGACTACGGGGAAGTAAATCAGCTGTTGGAACGAAGTCTGAAGGTTTACATTAAAACAGTGACTTGTTACCCAGAGAGAACCACACGTCGCATGTACGAAAGCTACTGGCACCAGTTTAGACATTCAGAGAAG GTTCACGTGAATTTGCTTCTGATGGAGGCCCGAATGCAAGCAGAATTGCTGTATGCTTTGAGAGCTATAACCCATTATATGACTTGA
- the bloc1s3 gene encoding biogenesis of lysosome-related organelles complex 1 subunit 3 isoform X1, whose protein sequence is MPVLSYSSCFERASRDKSYDICAVDTNTSRCPIMASNKFQIVVQGEASETDSEDELNITSAPPSSLSSGIKVAGEASETDSEDEEEKSHHLASETQQQMLRKDLPPLIVIRNTPAPASGQDDRLSLYKPDSDRFNTLLQQKLQESNARLCTDVSQSLRQVYQSAARDIRQATTHLNSSQTGIINASHSIRLILEDLKSVSEKMDIITSYHLLPDITMPDAISGQT, encoded by the exons AAATCTTATGACATTTGCGCTGTGGATACAAACACCAGCAG GTGTCCAATCATGGCAAGCAACAAATTCCAGATCGTAGTACAAGGCGAAGCGTCCGAAACGGATTCGGAGGATGAACTCAACATCACATCCGCTCCTCCATCATCGCTATCCTCCGGGATAAAGGTGGCTGGAGAAGCTTCAGAAACCGACAGCGAGGATGAAGAGGAGAAATCTCATCATCTGGCCTCTGAAACCCAACAGCAGATGCTCCGCAAAGATCTTCCACCCCTCATAGTGATCAGAAACACACCTGCACCTGCCTCCGGACAGGACGATAGATTATCCTTATATAAACCAGACTCAGATCGGTTTAACACGCTGCTGCAGCAGAAGCTACAGGAGAGCAATGCTCGACTGTGTACGGATGTCAGTCAAAGTCTGAGGCAGGTGTATCAGAGCGCTGCCAGAGACATACGACAGGCCACGACTCATCTGAACAGTTCACAGACAGGCATCATTAACGCCTCCCACAGCATTAGACTCATATTAGAAGATCTGAAGTCAGTATCTGAGAAGATGGACATCATTACGAGCTATCATTTGCTGCCGGACATCACCATGCCAGACGCCATATCTGGACAAACTTAA
- the bloc1s3 gene encoding biogenesis of lysosome-related organelles complex 1 subunit 3 isoform X2, which produces MASNKFQIVVQGEASETDSEDELNITSAPPSSLSSGIKVAGEASETDSEDEEEKSHHLASETQQQMLRKDLPPLIVIRNTPAPASGQDDRLSLYKPDSDRFNTLLQQKLQESNARLCTDVSQSLRQVYQSAARDIRQATTHLNSSQTGIINASHSIRLILEDLKSVSEKMDIITSYHLLPDITMPDAISGQT; this is translated from the coding sequence ATGGCAAGCAACAAATTCCAGATCGTAGTACAAGGCGAAGCGTCCGAAACGGATTCGGAGGATGAACTCAACATCACATCCGCTCCTCCATCATCGCTATCCTCCGGGATAAAGGTGGCTGGAGAAGCTTCAGAAACCGACAGCGAGGATGAAGAGGAGAAATCTCATCATCTGGCCTCTGAAACCCAACAGCAGATGCTCCGCAAAGATCTTCCACCCCTCATAGTGATCAGAAACACACCTGCACCTGCCTCCGGACAGGACGATAGATTATCCTTATATAAACCAGACTCAGATCGGTTTAACACGCTGCTGCAGCAGAAGCTACAGGAGAGCAATGCTCGACTGTGTACGGATGTCAGTCAAAGTCTGAGGCAGGTGTATCAGAGCGCTGCCAGAGACATACGACAGGCCACGACTCATCTGAACAGTTCACAGACAGGCATCATTAACGCCTCCCACAGCATTAGACTCATATTAGAAGATCTGAAGTCAGTATCTGAGAAGATGGACATCATTACGAGCTATCATTTGCTGCCGGACATCACCATGCCAGACGCCATATCTGGACAAACTTAA